The DNA segment tccaccagcagtggtatcaacccagtggtgtaaatagtttatatacgatgatgactgatgtacccttATTTcgactatttttttaattgtgactatttatttaacgcatcatgtaaatataacggaatttgatgatactgttattaaagtgagagggttagcgctttagaaccaggtttaatccaccattttctacatttgaaaatgcctataccaagtcgggaatatgacagttcttgtccattcgtttttgatgcgttttgttatcttattttgccatgtgattatggactttccgaattgatgttcctctgagttcagtatttttgtgattttactttttatcaagtaccaggtttataatttagtacgccatacgcgcgtttcgtctacatgagactcatcagtgacgctcatatcaaaatattaataaagtcaaacaagtaaaaagttgaagagcattgaggattcaaaattccaaaaaagttttgccaaatacgtctaataATGTTCTGaaacttacaaaaaaatgattcacacttaaatgaaaaaatcaaaataaagtctaaataataacaaataagaaAGATGAACTAACTGCAAACTTGCAATAAGACAGtatcttaatacatgtagttaactTATTGATTAGGATAAACAATCAAATCTTTGCATTCATTGAACTGATcgcacatttgtttttttattaacaacaCCCTAACTTTTAACTACCAGAGAGGAACAGAAGAGCAAGTTTAAGGCCAGGAAACGCCACTTCAACTAATAGTTGCGATCATGTGCGAGGAGTTCCGAGGGAATTGAGAAGCTCGTCGGTTATGAAGCCGCACGGAATAGCGATATTTTACCAGAAATATACAGAAGCATATGGCATACCAATTTTATGTGAGTCTACTGATACTGACTCAGTAATCATTTCTATGTAGAGCGCTAAGTATATTTACATTATTCAATATAGCATGCacaatttcatttgatatattattAGTTTAGGAAAAgttatttgaattcattgtttAAAACGCTGATTCactaaaaaagatttgtttttatttgcttctaattttacaaatacaaataaccCTTGTCATGCGGGGGTCGTAATTTTACGGCACTACCAAGACCACCGTTATTTGGTATCAATGGCGCTCTGTACATTTTGAGGTCGTCATAATGCCATTTAATTCGTAGTATATGCATGTTTCCTCAATCTGACACTATTGATTGTTATGTTtttcacttttaatatttattttgagcTCAAATACGAACTTCAAATAATGAAATCGGACAAAATTGGTTTTCTTGGAGGGGTGGGCTTACCTTCGAGGTCTGAAACACGAAATTATGAGGACTGAAACCTTGACAAATACTGTTACTAAAGGCATATAGCAACTGATCGTGTGTATTATCAAAATACGCCATAGGAACGACTACAAACGGTTGCAAGTCCAGGTCAAGtgcaaaataggaaaaaaatgatttttttttaatttcattgcaAATGACCGTCTTTAGATTGATAAACCCAGACCATGTTCACTCCGACATAACAACTGTTGTGATTCATATGTTTATTGGGGTCCACTCTAAGGTAAACTACACTTTGATGCATCTATAAGCATCTCTCGGACTTTCatgttgagaaaaaaaacgtcaaaattGGTACAGATATCGtcttattatatttgttttgttaatgtcGTAGAATCAGATGAGTCCTTTAGTTATAAgtttttgcattaaatatacttaattttttttaaggtagcATCTAAAATGAGACTCTCAAACCATCATTGTTCTTTGTACTTGGCACTATggtattttatcatttacagATGCAGTTGCATTGACAATGTACTACgtaaatgtttttgtatttttttttttcaaatattgaatgaTTTTTCAATGTAGCTCCTGCTTTAAGTTAAGCTGATCACcgattttttgtatttttttgtatttttttttctgggcAAAAGagaacacacaaaaaaaattacacttaTCAATGATTAAATCGGAGAGTATTTTGACGTCTTGTAACATTAAGGTGAATTTTCACCAACATTGGTCTTAAGAAAAGAAATTATGtataaaagaaagaagatgtggtgtgcttaccaatgagacaacactccacaagagatcaaaatgacacagcaaTTAACAATGTATCAATTAAATATGTTGCAGCATCCTGGAATGTAAATGATGATGCCTTGAAGAGAGCTTGTTATATAACACGGTTTATCTTTGCTGATAATTATGCCGTGCGAAACTCCTTTTACCAGAGATCTGGACGTTCAGCTGTAATAGGAGTACATGAAGGTACAACTAGTATACCGGAATACAGTCATAGGGATCCCTCTTTCTCGGACAATAGAGCACACGGGCCTGGGGCTACTGATTCTGCACCAGTTTCTACAGGTGGTGAAGAAAATTTGTTGTGTTTGCAAAATGACCGTTATCATAGTGgagatatatatttacatgaattTGCTTTTGGTGTGGCAAATCTTGGTGCTAGATATGGTATAAGTGGTTGGTTTCAAAGATTAGAAAATCAGTATAAAATAGCAAAACAACAGGGTCTTTTGGATAATAATAATGCTATTACTAATGGTGTTAAATTTTTCGTAAGTATTGTTTTAGCTATATATCCAAACTTGTCCCTCAACCGGTACGATTTAAAGCTTGTCTTAGCCTATTGCTGAAGACAATTACTAACTTCTAGCTACCAATCGAGTTTTCTATGTCCGTATCTTGTTGTCTCTTTGGGCGTTTTCCCCTCAAAACTTTTCATTGAGAAAGATTCTCTATCCATCAATAACCCCTCCGTTCAACAGAATTTACGGTCGTTTTTCAGATTTCAGAGAGAGAAAACTTTAGTCAGAATACAGAGTATCTTATGGGTTAATTAAGTAATGTTTGATCAATATGTTTGAGAGATTAAAATACACTTATGTTCATCAATGTCACACTAAATACGCATCAATTTTTAACTGAATACAAATCAATGCTAGAAAATTACCAATCAGTCTAGTTGAACAAATAAGGGTAAATGATCGATAATCGGTCTATATCCTAAGAATATAAATTACATTGATGCAGTTTACCAGGcattaacatttaatttaaagaacgttttaagatttttattaatcATTAAATTTTAGAAGATATTTATACACCTATTCcatacaattatttttcttcaaccatatatatgaaggccgtactttaacctataatggttgttatttggatggagagttgtttcattggcactcacaccacatcttcctatatttatatgtaggactcaaatctatggtgggTTCCAAATCCATGGCAGATTCCTAGTCTATGGTAAATATGACGTCATGCCATccctaatctatggcaaattatgttatttcctaatctatggcaagttTTGTTATTTCCTTATCC comes from the Mytilus trossulus isolate FHL-02 chromosome 3, PNRI_Mtr1.1.1.hap1, whole genome shotgun sequence genome and includes:
- the LOC134709688 gene encoding uncharacterized protein LOC134709688 isoform X1, translated to MTGGFWFSLMGSILLFLQIEVNGNGLDTLGKDFKIQFYDADGNYTDTGFVEYSDNNSQRNRRASLRPGNATSTNSCDHVRGVPRELRSSSVMKPHGIAIFYQKYTEAYGIPILSSWNVNDDALKRACYITRFIFADNYAVRNSFYQRSGRSAVIGVHEGTTSIPEYSHRDPSFSDNRAHGPGATDSAPVSTGGEENLLCLQNDRYHSGDIYLHEFAFGVANLGARYGISGWFQRLENQYKIAKQQGLLDNNNAITNGVKFFAAGVQSYFNIIDFGATSNGTISSKDKLRTYDPALYQLIEEVWPCHNIYLKRCVASRAQEQQQNLRTNCQGSTGNGDGGGSCKDNHPNCHYWAIS
- the LOC134709688 gene encoding uncharacterized protein LOC134709688 isoform X2 — protein: MTGGFWFSLMGSILLFLQKVNGNGLDTLGKDFKIQFYDADGNYTDTGFVEYSDNNSQRNRRASLRPGNATSTNSCDHVRGVPRELRSSSVMKPHGIAIFYQKYTEAYGIPILSSWNVNDDALKRACYITRFIFADNYAVRNSFYQRSGRSAVIGVHEGTTSIPEYSHRDPSFSDNRAHGPGATDSAPVSTGGEENLLCLQNDRYHSGDIYLHEFAFGVANLGARYGISGWFQRLENQYKIAKQQGLLDNNNAITNGVKFFAAGVQSYFNIIDFGATSNGTISSKDKLRTYDPALYQLIEEVWPCHNIYLKRCVASRAQEQQQNLRTNCQGSTGNGDGGGSCKDNHPNCHYWAIS